The proteins below come from a single Miscanthus floridulus cultivar M001 chromosome 1, ASM1932011v1, whole genome shotgun sequence genomic window:
- the LOC136492590 gene encoding protein NETWORKED 1A-like, with translation MAATSPNNIRRKYSWWWDSHICPKNSKWLQENLSDMDSKIKLMIKIIEEDAESFAKRAEMYYRRRPELMTLLEELYRAYRALAERYDHAAGELRQAHRKIAEAFPDQVLMDLDDDLPAETSSIGTDMDNPDMAPYFLSFINASDLKRHAKDDQDYERLHKELASLSQENQDLKDRISSMLEQGNKAECEILRLKESLAQQEAEKEAAVSLCQQSTARLQNLKSEIMHTQEKFNRLKEEMQTEPQPLRKADEHFFLLERANQDLHLELDNLKLLLKQKHDELNEKQAELEKLHISTEQEHLKRMQAEMAQLSLEKQLSPAQDKLRHLALEKQVEVHKIKEIETSKVVLQKELEKILEENQKLNDQSHSSSAAIIRLQDEIISMKNVQRRLEEEIFKHVEEKKTLQHELSHLKEDRSDLDRKHSTIKEQIESMNLNVESLQALAQELRDGNVELKEIVKNHESIELVHIDNLRKLERMSETNAHLEKSLSAATAELEGLRENKVALEESCMHFRSKISTHQSERAVLVAQIEVVSQTMEELLEKNVFLENSLSDANSELESLRMKLKELKESSEALQNQNSMLQSEKRTLVHQVEGITVTLLNLERQYKELGRRHSDLQKEKDLVLDEVIKIQEQIRLERKEHEDCTQSSNTRLDALQKKISLLLEEGRNREVQLGEEELKIVKAQIEIFVLQQCLNDMVEVNSEIAAQLQKNKEICKVQEGKMYSLSQHNQKLTEGIDSVVRVLHLDQKYESLDQMKLEIIVQLILNEISCLLNNISDAQDVKQNELVEKSLVVTLLEHFGQEVADLRSERNVLRQDQQIKNEELLQLQREKEELMKISDEFLEEVEVRNHKVDELKAEAKFLVVRLSELQESRRSLQSEITKLLQSNSFLSNELNDSIEKQKMFEHDFSNLVTEAVSKDILSVIFRSLHEERTLQLKSLHNNFGCLQTAGSELYQEIKMMNKRLGDIEIENNYLGKELSRTMSVYGGSIVQTAAGKGNPGRRDANLLNSSRKTQQDCHVNMEVEQQEEVGNADFQESNEMLQDEVRKLRSEVEMLRSKEAVFNIKSCDEEIMKLLANMEMAIMNAALFKEKVLELIITCESFEISAMVQKEVLKEEIIQRNSYVDELKDKLNAVEIENRRLKVDLDGDFTMLGSLQSEVSALEEQTLSHANDRLQTNKLSMEENALSPHLVKTTTRSGGEDNALRMVKSMELQKLHGTIKALQKVVTDTGVLLEQERLDFNANLQEAKKQIEMLKLKEILDDDIIEMNYEQMLKDIQLDLIQTSSGRKTSPFGQEKKNVAQVDDKMVNSRGTIGPSHGHMADDLRPPQSESFGRENNLMVVKELSIDKQELLRSLATEPHEDWRNKVVERLSSDAQRLSTLQSSIQELKTNAETSEELELESVRYQIREAEGTIMQLIDTNSKLSKKAEEFTSPDGLDAENSDLRSRHQRKILERARKMSEKIGRLEVEMQKVQQALLKYEEEQSSRKTSKALQRRSKVQLVEYLYGRRRDSRKQQRNSHCGCMRAKTIDD, from the exons ATGGCAGCAACGTCGCCAAACAATATAAGGCGTAAGTACTCATGGTGGTGGGACAGTCATATCTGCCCAAAGAACTCGAAATGGTTGCAAGAAAATCTATCAG ATATGGATAGTAAAATTAAGCTGATGATCAAGATCATTGAAGAAGATGCTGAATCATTTGCAAAAAGAGCTGAAATGTACTACCGAAGGCGGCCTGAGCTGATGACCTTACTTGAGGAGCTGTATCGTGCATACCGAGCTTTAGCAGAAAGATATGACCATGCAGCAGGAGAACTCCGACAAGCACATCGAAAGATAGCAGAAGCATTTCCTGATCAGGTTCTAATGGACTTGGATGATGACCTTCCAGCAGAAACTTCTTCCATTGGAACTGACATGGACAATCCAGACATGGCTCCATATTTTCTCTCTTTCATCAATGCTAGTGATTTGAAAAGGCACGCTAAAG ATGACCAAGATTACGAGAGGCTGCATAAAGAACTAGCAAGCTTATCACAAGAAAACCAAGACCTCAAGGACAGGATCTCGTCCATGCTAGAGCAGGGCAACAAGGCTGAGTGTGAGATCCTTCGCCTCAAGGAGTCCCTTGCTCAACAAGAAGCAGAGAAGGAGGCTGCAGTTTCACTATGCCAGCAATCAACTGCTAGATTACAAAACCTGAAGTCTGAAATTATGCATACCCAGGAGAAATTCAACAGGCTGAAAGAGGAGATGCAAACTGAACCGCAACCCTTGAGGAAAGCAGATGAACATTTCTTTTTACTTGAAAGAGCTAATCAGGACTTGCACTTGGAGCTAGATAATCTGAAACTTCTGTTGAAACAAAAGCATGATGAACTAAATGAAAAGCAAGCCGAGTTGGAAAAGCTTCATATCTCTACAGAACAAGAGCATCTCAAGCGTATGCAAGCAGAAATGGCGCAGCTTTCTTTGGAAAAACAATTATCACCGGCACAAGACAAACTGAGGCATTTGGCTCTTGAGAAGCAGGTTGAAGTTCACAAGATAAAGGAGATCGAAACGAGCAAAGTTGTGCTTCAGAAAGAACTGGAGAAAATTCTTGAAGAGAACCAAAAGTTGAATGATCAAAGTCACTCTTCTTCAGCAGCGATAATTCGTCTGCAGGATGAGATAATTTCCATGAAAAATGTGCAACGAAGACTGGAGGAAGAGATTTTTAAGCATGTGGAGGAAAAGAAGACGCTTCAACATGAGCTTTCTCATCTTAAAGAGGATAGGAGTGACTTGGATAGGAAACACTCTACAATCAAGGAACAGATAGAATCTATGAACTTGAATGTAGAATCTCTACAAGCACTTGCACAAGAGCTGAGGGATGGCAATGTTGAGCTGAAAGAGATTGTCAAGAACCATGAGAGCATTGAACTTGTGCATATTGATAATCTGAGAAAGTTGGAGAGGATGTCAGAGACGAATGCACATTTAGAAAAGTCTTTGTCAGCTGCAACAGCTGAGCTTGAGGGATTGAGGGAGAACAAGGTGGCATTagaagaatcatgcatgcacttCAGATCCAAGATTAGCACTCATCAGTCTGAGCGAGCTGTGCTTGTTGCGCAGATTGAGGTAGTTTCTCAGACCATGGAGGAGCTACTGGAGAAGAATGTTTTCTTGGAGAATTCACTATCTGACGCTAATTCTGAACTTGAGAGTTTAAGGATGAAGTTGAAAGAACTGAAAGAATCTTCAGAGGCACTCCAAAATCAGAATTCTATGCTTCAATCTGAAAAGAGAACTCTTGTCCACCAG GTTGAGGGCATCACTGTAACTCTGCTGAATTTGGAAAGGCAATACAAAGAACTAGGAAGGCGACACTCAGATCTGCAGAAGGAGAAGGACTTGGTGCTTGATGAAGTCATCAAGATACAGGAACAGATAAGGCTTGAGAGGAAGGAGCATGAAGATTGTACACAGTCAAGCAACACTAGATTAGATGCTCTACAGAAAAAGATTAGCCTACTACTAGAAGAGGGTAGGAACAGAGAGGTGCAGCTTGGAGAGGAGGAGCTCAAGATTGTCAAAGCTCAGATAGAGATATTTGTCTTGCAGCAGTGTTTGAATGACATGGTGGAAGTAAATTCTGAAATTGCAGCACAACTGCAAAAGAATAAAGAAATATGCAAGGTCCAGGAGGGGAAAATGTACAGCTTATCACAGCATAATCAGAAACTAACTGAAGGGATTGATTCAGTAGTGAGAGTATTGCATCTGGATCAGAAGTATGAATCCTTAGACCAAATGAAGCTTGAAATTATTGTGCAGCTCATCTTAAATGAGATCAGCTGCCTGCTGAATAACATATCTGATGCCCAGGATGTGAAGCAGAATGAGCTTGTTGAGAAGTCACTTGTTGTTACACTTCTGGAGCATTTCGGGCAAGAGGTTGCCGACTTAAGGTCAGAGCGGAATGTCTTGAGGCAAGATCAGCAGATAAAGAATGAGGAACTGCTCCAGCTGCAGAGAGAAAAGGAGGAACTTATGAAGATAAGTGATGAATTCTTGGAAGAGGTGGAGGTTCGTAACCACAAAGTGGATGAGCTAAAGGCTGAGGCGAAGTTCTTAGTTGTAAGGCTCTCAGAACTGCAAGAGTCTAGGAGGTCATTGCAAAGCGAGATCACCAAGCTATTACAATCGAACTCTTTTCTATCAAATGAACTAAATGACTCCATTGAGAAACAGAAGATGTTTGAACATGATTTCAGCAATCTTGTTACTGAAGCTGTCAGCAAAGATATTCTTAGTGTGATTTTTAGAAGCCTTCACGAAGAGAGGACATTGCAGCTGAAGTCTTTGCATAATAACTTTGGCTGTCTGCAAACAGCTGGCAGTGAGCTTTATCAGGAGATCAAGATGATGAACAAGAGGCTTGGAGACATAGAAATCGAGAACAACTACCTTGGCAAAGAACTAAGTAGAACTATGAGTGTTTATGGTGGATCTATTGTGCAAACTGCAGCAGGAAAAGGAAATCCAGGGCGAAGAGATGCCAACCTTCTGAATTCTAGCAGGAAAACCCAACAAGATTGTCATGTAAATATGGAAGTGGAACAACAAGAGGAAGTTGGCAATGCTGATTTTCAGGAGTCAAATGAAATGCTACAGGATGAGGTGCGTAAGTTAAGGAGTGAAGTGGAAATGCTCAGGAGCAAGGAGGCTGTTTTCAACATCAAATCTTGTGATGAAGAGATCATGAAATTGCTGGCTAACATGGAAATGGCTATCATGAATGCAGCTCTGTTCAAGGAAAAGGTCCTTGAGCTCATCATAACATGCGAGAGTTTTGAGATAAGTGCCATGGTACAGAAGGAGGTTCTGAAGGAAGAAATCATACAAAGAAATTCGTATGTAGATGAGCTAAAGGACAAACTAAATGCTGTTGAGATTGAGAACAGAAGACTGAAGGTCGACCTAGATGGTGATTTCACAATGTTAGGGTCATTGCAGTCTGAAGTCAGTGCCCTGGAGGAACAAACCTTGTCCCATGCCAACGACCGCTTGCAAACAAATAAGCTCAGTATGGAG GAAAATGCATTATCTCCTCACCTTGTGAAGACCACAACACGATCGGGTGGCGAAGACAATGCATTGAGGATGGTGAAGAGCATGGAGCTGCAGAAATTGCATGGAACAATCAAAGCCCTTCAGAAGGTGGTCACAGATACTGGTGTCCTCCTGGAACAAGAGAGGCTTGATTTCAATGCCAATTTGCAAGAAGCGAAGAAGCAAATTGAAATGCTAAAGCTCAAGGAGATCTTGGATGATGATATAATTGAAATGAATTATGAGCAAATGTTAAAAGACATACAGCTTGACCTCATTCAAACTTCTTCAGGCCGGAAAACTAGTCCATTTGGTCAGGAAAAGAAAAAtgtagcacaagtagatgataaGATGGTAAACTCACGTGGTACTATTGGGCCGAGCCATGGACACATGGCTGATGACTTAAGACCACCGCAAAGTGAGTCATTTGGGAGAGAGAACAATTTAATGGTTGTGAAAGAGCTCAGCATTGACAAGCAAGAGCTACTGAGGTCGCTTGCCACGGAGCCACACGAGGACTGGAGAAACAAGGTCGTAGAAAGGCTGTCTTCTGATGCCCAAAGGCTTAGCACCCTCCAATCCAGCATCCAAGAACTCAAAACGAATGCCGAAACATCTGAAGAGCTAGAACTCGAGAGCGTCAGGTACCAAATAAGAGAAGCTGAGGGTACCATCATGCAGCTGATCGATACCAACAGTAAGCTGTCCAAGAAGGCTGAGGAGTTCACGTCTCCTGATGGTCTCGATGCGGAAAACAGTGACTTGAGGAGCAGACATCAGCGTAAGATCTTGGAGCGTGCAAGGAAGATGTCTGAGAAGATCGGGAGGCTGGAGGTGGAAATGCAGAAGGTCCAGCAGGCTCTCCTGAAATACGAGGAGGAGCAGAGCAGCAGAAAGACCTCGAAAGCCCTGCAGCGGCGGTCCAAAGTGCAGCTCGTAGAGTATCTCTATGGTCGACGGCGGGACAGTCGCAAACAACAGCGAAACTCGCATTGTGGTTGCATGAGAGCGAAAACCATCGATGACTAA